AAAAGGATCGGCTACGTCGTGTAGTCCCATAACAACAATCCCGACTCTAGCGTAATCTTTACAAAATGATAGGGTTATGAGAGATATAGTGACTATATGATGTATTATTAGTTGATAACGGTCTTTACTGTCATATGATGAcagaagatataaaaattctgtGAGATAAAAGGAAAATTCGACAATgtagtaaaaataaatttttaaagggTAAGTTTCTGGCCCGAAAGTTAAATGATATTGATTAGTATCTTTCGACCATGGTTCATAATTCAATACAAAGTATCCATAAATAGATACAAATCCATAGAAAAAGATCTTTGAGATACAAGCTTGTGCTTTATTGTTGTTTCCTtgaaaaactttatttgtAACGGATTTCCATATAAGTGATCTcaatactataaaaatattacaaagaaCAAAAGATGCACATAAAACAGGGAAATACCAAATTTGTGCAGGTTCTCCACGatccatttttttaaaatttacatgttttaaatatataaaaaaatatttaatcaccaataaaattttcaaaaaatttattcacgaaacattaaaaattattcttaGTTAAAATCTTCGTTTAcacaataaaatgtattattGGGCGGTTTTGACATTTTTAatctaaaaacatttaaagactttataattaatataaatcaataataaACTTTCTATAAATCCaaatcatttaaaataatttcaaattttttttttatgttagtaaacaaacataccaatatattacattttttattaacccTATGGACGTACCAAATGATAATCCTCAAAACACATTACCAACAGAAGACGAAATAGAACAGATAGCAAATTCAAGAACTGGATTATTGAGTTATTTCAAAGTTGCTAGAGTCGAATTtcctaaattttttatactcgGCATTATGTTTGGGTTAATTAACTTTATATATTCATTTAtgagaattttaaaagatttgttTGTAATGGTAAGACAAGATCAAAATTCTATAATGTTcatgaagattttttatgtctTGCCTATATCATTTGCTTCTATTGTTCTCATACAATGGCTT
The DNA window shown above is from Vairimorpha necatrix chromosome 7, complete sequence and carries:
- a CDS encoding ceramide synthase: MDRGEPAQIWYFPVLCASFVLCNIFIVLRSLIWKSVTNKVFQGNNNKAQACISKIFFYGFVSIYGYFVLNYEPWSKDTNQYHLTFGPETYPLKIYFYYIVEFSFYLTEFLYLLSSYDSKDRYQLIIHHIVTISLITLSFCKDYARVGIVVMGLHDVADPFLECSKLLVYMNNTLYANIGFAMFTAVFILSRIFFYPYWILYPTYQYLKKAYTLDAFLCACCLFILYILHWYWTFMILKTFRNIFVKKEYKDARSKSVINDK